In Chloracidobacterium sp., one genomic interval encodes:
- the argH gene encoding argininosuccinate lyase — translation MSNSGQLWGGRFTEEPNEVFTKFNESFSFDRRLFAADITASIAHAGGFRRAAVLTEDEFRSIRDGLSEMLREYDQAGDAYFEAASEDVHSFIEARLIAKIGDAGRKLHTGRSRNDQVATAFRLWLRGEIDTLGAYITDAQRSLIAFAERHSEAVIPGYTHLQRAQPVMFAHWCLAYFEMLERDAARLADARKRVNVMPLGSGALAGTGFPIDREAVARDLGFEAISPNSLDAVSDRDFAVEFAAAAALMMVHLSRLAEDMILYCSSEFGFMTLSDAVSSGSSLMPQKKNPDALELLRGKSGRVFGSLVGLLTIMKGLPLAYNKDMQEDKEAVFDIVDTAAISLRAAATVIDNASLNEDAALAAATTGYLNATELADYLVKKGVPFRTAHAAVGKAVLFAISKGVELGGLSLEELRQFSDAVEKSVFDELLPDATLASKSAVGGTSPSNVKAALTAARKRVGK, via the coding sequence ATGAGCAACTCAGGACAGCTTTGGGGCGGCCGTTTTACCGAAGAGCCGAATGAAGTATTTACTAAGTTCAACGAGTCATTCTCGTTCGATCGGCGGCTTTTTGCGGCAGATATTACGGCAAGCATAGCTCACGCCGGCGGATTTAGGCGCGCGGCTGTTTTGACCGAAGACGAGTTTCGCTCGATACGCGACGGTCTTAGTGAAATGCTTCGGGAATACGATCAAGCAGGTGATGCCTATTTTGAAGCGGCATCAGAGGACGTCCATTCCTTTATCGAGGCTCGGTTGATCGCGAAGATAGGCGACGCGGGCCGCAAACTCCACACCGGCCGTAGCCGCAACGATCAGGTGGCGACGGCCTTTCGGCTTTGGCTGCGCGGCGAGATCGACACGCTCGGGGCATATATCACGGACGCGCAACGCTCGTTGATCGCGTTCGCCGAGCGGCATTCCGAAGCCGTGATCCCGGGCTACACGCATCTGCAGAGGGCACAGCCCGTAATGTTCGCTCATTGGTGCCTCGCGTATTTCGAAATGCTTGAGCGCGATGCGGCGCGTCTTGCGGATGCTCGAAAACGTGTGAATGTGATGCCGCTCGGCTCCGGTGCTCTTGCGGGGACAGGCTTTCCGATCGACAGGGAAGCGGTTGCGCGTGATCTGGGGTTCGAAGCGATATCGCCAAACAGCCTTGATGCTGTCTCGGACCGCGACTTTGCGGTCGAGTTCGCTGCGGCCGCGGCACTGATGATGGTGCACCTTTCGCGGCTTGCCGAGGATATGATCCTTTATTGCTCTTCGGAATTCGGGTTCATGACGCTGAGCGACGCTGTTTCGTCGGGTTCGAGCCTAATGCCGCAGAAGAAAAATCCCGACGCGCTTGAACTTCTGCGCGGAAAGTCTGGCCGCGTTTTTGGATCGCTCGTCGGCCTTTTGACCATTATGAAAGGGCTGCCGCTTGCCTATAACAAGGATATGCAGGAGGACAAAGAGGCCGTTTTCGATATCGTTGATACGGCGGCGATCTCTCTGCGGGCGGCCGCAACGGTGATCGATAATGCGTCGCTGAATGAAGATGCCGCATTGGCCGCGGCGACGACTGGTTACCTCAACGCCACCGAATTGGCAGATTATCTTGTAAAAAAGGGCGTGCCGTTCCGCACCGCACACGCAGCGGTCGGCAAGGCGGTGCTTTTCGCCATAAGCAAGGGTGTTGAGCTGGGAGGACTTTCGCTTGAAGAGCTGCGGCAGTTCTCAGATGCGGTGGAAAAGTCGGTTTTTGATGAACTTTTGCCCGATGCAACGCTTGCGTCGAAATCCGCCGTCGGCGGCACATCGCCATCGAATGTGAAGGCCGCGCTGACAGCGGCGAGAAAGCGTGTCGGCAAGTAG
- a CDS encoding beta-galactosidase has translation MKIFLALVLLILAAVAVAGQGRSFSISGTNFLLDGKPVVIRSGEMHYPRVPPEHWRDRFRKAKAMGLNAITTYVFWNLHEPSPGKFDFSGALDVARFAKIAQEEGLLLIIRPGPYICTEWDFGGLPAWLVRDGKMQIRTKDPRFLAASTRYMKEVGRQLAPLQIQNGGNIIMVQVENEYGFFGNDKDYLNAVKTSIIDAGFTVPLFTADGPEEWTLRGGTLPDVLPVINFGTGPEPIAQFDMLAKFRPGIPRMVGEYYTGWFDHWGDKHHTVDPDAVAKGVDRLLANGISFSLYMFHGGWSFGYMAGANYSNDVPFQPDTSDYGYDGALDSAGRPTPKYFALREVLKRHFPDERFPSLRDETKFITIPEIRLDEFATLADAVRTFGKPIRSAEPKTMEQLGQAHGFVLYRHRFDADDRGKLQFAEQHDYSHVFVNHKFVGKLDRRLKEQSIGIDARKGDVLEVLIENMGRINWGNDLVLDRKGITGKVTLDGRELRNWGMIPLTFNDLRRVKFKRGMSDPVLFRGSFTLKELGDTFLDMRGWGKGHVWVNGHHLGRFWSIGPQQSLYLPIGWLKKGRNSIVVLDLENKGTRTLKAGPEILYETK, from the coding sequence ATGAAGATCTTCTTGGCTCTTGTACTACTAATTCTTGCCGCGGTTGCCGTGGCGGGACAGGGCCGGAGCTTCTCTATCAGCGGCACGAATTTCCTCCTCGACGGCAAACCGGTCGTCATACGCTCGGGCGAGATGCACTATCCGCGAGTTCCGCCCGAACATTGGCGCGACCGCTTTCGCAAAGCGAAGGCGATGGGCCTGAATGCGATAACAACCTACGTTTTCTGGAATCTACACGAACCGAGCCCGGGCAAATTCGATTTTTCGGGCGCGCTCGATGTTGCCCGCTTTGCAAAGATCGCTCAGGAAGAAGGCCTGCTTTTGATCATCCGCCCCGGGCCGTACATATGCACCGAATGGGACTTCGGCGGATTGCCCGCATGGCTCGTCCGTGACGGCAAGATGCAGATCCGTACGAAAGACCCGCGATTTCTGGCCGCATCGACTCGATATATGAAAGAGGTCGGGCGACAGCTCGCCCCGCTCCAGATCCAGAACGGCGGCAATATCATAATGGTGCAGGTCGAGAACGAATACGGTTTCTTCGGCAACGACAAGGATTATCTGAACGCCGTAAAGACGAGCATCATCGACGCGGGCTTCACCGTACCGCTGTTTACCGCCGACGGTCCTGAAGAATGGACCCTAAGGGGCGGCACCTTACCCGACGTCCTACCCGTGATCAATTTCGGAACCGGTCCGGAACCGATCGCACAATTCGACATGCTTGCAAAATTCCGCCCGGGCATACCGCGTATGGTCGGCGAATACTACACCGGCTGGTTCGACCACTGGGGCGATAAGCATCACACCGTCGATCCCGATGCTGTGGCAAAAGGCGTCGACCGCCTTCTCGCGAACGGCATTTCCTTCAGCCTTTATATGTTTCACGGCGGATGGTCGTTCGGCTATATGGCCGGAGCGAATTATTCTAATGATGTTCCGTTCCAGCCCGATACTTCTGATTACGGATATGACGGCGCCCTCGATTCTGCCGGACGGCCGACGCCAAAATATTTCGCACTTCGCGAAGTTTTGAAACGGCATTTTCCCGACGAGCGATTTCCATCGTTAAGAGATGAGACGAAGTTCATCACGATCCCTGAGATCCGACTCGATGAGTTCGCAACGCTCGCCGATGCCGTGAGGACGTTCGGCAAGCCGATTCGCTCAGCGGAACCGAAAACAATGGAGCAGCTTGGGCAGGCGCACGGGTTCGTGCTCTACCGTCACCGCTTCGATGCGGACGATAGGGGAAAGCTTCAGTTCGCCGAACAGCACGACTATTCGCACGTCTTCGTGAACCACAAGTTTGTCGGCAAGCTCGACCGACGGCTTAAGGAACAGTCGATCGGCATCGACGCACGAAAGGGCGATGTGCTCGAGGTTCTTATCGAGAATATGGGCCGAATTAACTGGGGGAACGATCTCGTTCTCGATCGCAAGGGCATTACCGGAAAGGTGACACTCGACGGCCGCGAGCTGCGGAATTGGGGAATGATCCCGCTCACATTCAATGATCTTCGACGGGTGAAATTCAAACGCGGCATGTCCGACCCGGTTCTGTTTCGCGGTTCGTTCACGCTCAAGGAACTCGGCGACACATTTCTCGATATGCGCGGTTGGGGCAAAGGCCACGTTTGGGTGAACGGCCACCACCTCGGGCGATTCTGGAGCATCGGACCGCAGCAGTCGCTATACCTTCCGATCGGTTGGCTCAAAAAAGGCCGGAACTCGATCGTTGTCCTCGACCTCGAGAACAAGGGCACGCGAACCTTGAAGGCCGGGCCCGAGATACTTTACGAAACAAAATGA
- a CDS encoding argininosuccinate synthase, translating into MQKINKVVLAYSGGLDTSAMLLWLKETYGCEVICYTADVGQGEELDGLEEKAIATGASKLYTEDLREEFVKDFVWTAVKANALYEGVYLLGTSLARPVIAKRQIEIAQKEGADAVAHGATGKGNDQVRFELTYYALQPNIKVVAPWRHWDFKGRSDLIAYCEKHGIPVTATAEKPYSMDRNLMHVSYEGGILEDPWAAPPEDIFLMTRSPENASDTVREITITFEKGEPVAIDGVSYGAVDMLSALNHLGGEHGIGRVDLVENRFVGMKSRGVYETPGVTILQTAHRALESITMDREVTRLRDSLSTKFAESVYYGFWFAPEFEILRSMIDQTQEPVSGDVRLKLYKGNVIVTGRRSPNSLYRERVVTFEDDAGAYDQHDAEGFIKLQALRLRLRNME; encoded by the coding sequence ATGCAAAAAATAAACAAAGTAGTGCTTGCCTATTCGGGCGGCTTGGATACATCGGCGATGCTCCTTTGGCTAAAGGAGACTTACGGGTGCGAGGTGATCTGCTATACGGCGGATGTAGGGCAGGGCGAGGAGCTTGACGGCCTTGAGGAGAAGGCTATCGCAACAGGTGCTTCGAAGCTTTATACCGAGGACCTTCGCGAGGAGTTCGTAAAGGATTTCGTGTGGACGGCGGTCAAGGCAAACGCACTTTACGAAGGCGTTTATCTGCTCGGCACATCGCTTGCACGCCCCGTTATCGCAAAACGCCAGATCGAGATCGCCCAAAAGGAAGGCGCGGATGCCGTCGCACACGGAGCCACGGGCAAGGGCAACGATCAAGTGCGTTTCGAGCTTACATATTATGCTCTGCAGCCGAATATCAAGGTCGTCGCACCGTGGCGGCATTGGGATTTCAAGGGCCGCTCCGACCTGATCGCGTACTGTGAAAAACACGGAATTCCGGTAACAGCCACCGCCGAAAAGCCGTATTCGATGGATCGGAACCTTATGCACGTCAGCTACGAGGGCGGCATTCTCGAGGATCCGTGGGCGGCCCCTCCCGAAGATATCTTCCTTATGACACGCTCGCCCGAGAACGCTTCTGATACGGTACGCGAGATCACGATAACGTTCGAGAAAGGCGAGCCTGTCGCGATCGACGGTGTGTCCTACGGCGCCGTAGATATGCTCTCCGCGCTAAACCATCTGGGCGGCGAACACGGCATCGGCCGCGTCGATCTGGTCGAGAATCGCTTTGTCGGAATGAAGTCGCGCGGCGTATATGAAACGCCCGGCGTTACCATTCTACAAACGGCGCACCGCGCACTCGAGTCCATAACAATGGATCGCGAGGTAACGCGGCTCCGCGACAGCCTCAGCACGAAATTTGCCGAGTCGGTCTATTACGGATTTTGGTTCGCACCCGAATTCGAGATCCTCCGCTCAATGATCGACCAAACACAAGAGCCGGTCAGCGGCGATGTTCGCCTGAAACTCTACAAGGGTAATGTGATCGTTACGGGCCGCCGCTCGCCGAATTCGCTGTACCGCGAACGCGTAGTTACCTTCGAGGACGATGCGGGGGCTTACGACCAACACGATGCCGAAGGGTTCATCAAGCTCCAAGCCCTGCGTTTGCGGCTGCGAAATATGGAGTGA
- a CDS encoding exo-alpha-sialidase, translating into MKKALLLILVLSATVFAQKTVVFTSGSDGNASYRIPAIVRSPSGKLLAFAEGRRDGAGDFGDVNIVLKTSSDNGKTWSALQEVVDNGRLQAGNPAPVVDLLDKRYPKGRIFLFYNTGDATEPQVRLGKGTREVWYKTSVDDGRTWSEAVNITAQVKRTDWRAYANTPGHAIQLTTGKYKGRLFVPINYSAGEPQKDFSDYMAAAFYSDDHGKTFKISADIGIKGSNEATAAELPNGGVLFNARNQRGDQKYRISARSSDGGATWESAGFDTQLPDPVCQGSLLSIGGNTIAFANNADQKFRNNLTLRISRDEGKTWSRGFPVDRGVDAKNDPTGYSDIVVIDKRRIGVLYENENYRQIAFTIIKWR; encoded by the coding sequence ATGAAAAAGGCCTTGCTGCTCATCCTCGTACTTTCCGCGACCGTTTTTGCGCAAAAGACGGTCGTGTTCACGAGCGGCAGCGACGGCAACGCATCGTATCGCATTCCCGCGATCGTCAGATCGCCTTCGGGCAAACTCCTTGCGTTCGCCGAAGGACGCCGTGACGGCGCAGGTGATTTCGGCGACGTCAACATCGTCCTGAAGACAAGCAGCGACAACGGCAAGACCTGGTCAGCGCTGCAGGAGGTCGTCGATAACGGCCGCCTGCAGGCAGGGAATCCGGCTCCGGTCGTCGATCTCTTGGACAAGCGATATCCGAAAGGTCGGATCTTCTTGTTCTACAACACAGGCGATGCGACAGAGCCTCAGGTACGCCTCGGCAAGGGAACGCGTGAGGTTTGGTACAAAACTTCGGTCGATGACGGCCGCACGTGGTCGGAGGCCGTGAATATCACCGCACAGGTCAAACGCACCGATTGGCGTGCTTATGCGAATACGCCCGGCCATGCGATCCAACTCACAACAGGCAAATACAAAGGCAGGCTTTTTGTCCCGATCAACTATTCGGCAGGCGAACCCCAAAAGGACTTTTCGGATTACATGGCCGCGGCGTTCTACTCGGACGATCACGGCAAGACGTTCAAGATAAGCGCCGACATTGGCATCAAGGGCAGCAACGAGGCAACGGCCGCCGAATTACCTAACGGCGGTGTGCTTTTTAACGCACGTAATCAACGAGGCGATCAGAAATATCGTATTTCGGCACGAAGCAGCGACGGCGGCGCGACATGGGAATCAGCAGGCTTTGACACGCAGCTTCCAGATCCGGTCTGCCAGGGCAGCTTGCTCTCGATCGGCGGCAACACGATCGCTTTTGCGAACAATGCCGATCAAAAATTTCGAAACAACCTTACGCTGCGGATCAGCCGCGACGAAGGCAAAACCTGGAGCCGCGGCTTCCCCGTCGATCGAGGCGTTGACGCGAAAAACGATCCGACCGGGTATTCGGATATCGTCGTGATCGACAAACGCCGTATCGGAGTTCTGTATGAGAATGAGAACTATCGACAGATCGCTTTCACGATCATCAAATGGCGATAA
- a CDS encoding isoprenylcysteine carboxylmethyltransferase family protein encodes MAFLDKKIPPPVIALASLAIVWGIARLFPTLSFSSQYLLPTASLIAAAGFLLALWGIVTFRRAGTTLNPHTPENTDMIVRNGPFRFTRNPMYLGLAIGLAAACIFFGNPLSVIGLAAFVAYMTQFQIKAEERAIEKKFGTPYVEYRSSVRRWL; translated from the coding sequence ATGGCATTTCTTGATAAAAAGATCCCGCCGCCCGTGATCGCATTGGCAAGCCTCGCCATCGTGTGGGGTATCGCCCGTCTTTTCCCGACGCTGTCCTTTTCATCGCAATATCTGCTTCCGACAGCATCGCTGATCGCGGCCGCGGGCTTTTTGCTCGCACTGTGGGGCATTGTCACGTTTCGGCGTGCAGGCACTACATTAAATCCTCACACACCCGAAAATACCGATATGATCGTCCGGAACGGCCCGTTCCGCTTCACCCGCAATCCGATGTATCTCGGCCTTGCGATCGGCTTGGCAGCAGCCTGCATCTTCTTTGGGAATCCGCTGTCGGTGATCGGCTTGGCGGCATTCGTCGCCTATATGACACAATTCCAAATAAAAGCCGAAGAGCGTGCCATTGAGAAAAAATTCGGCACGCCCTACGTTGAATATCGCTCGTCCGTGCGGCGATGGCTTTAG
- a CDS encoding glycoside hydrolase family 92 protein, protein MRMRTIDRSLSRSSNGDNANEANANMKQRIPFASKRFFSAPLRLCGKLPFSAALRFCGLLLLTASCLLPSVSAQTRDYTRWVNPFIGTGGHGHTFPGATIPFGMVQLSPDTRIDNWDGSSGYHYSDDIIYGFSHTHLSGTGIPDGCDILFMPTVGEPQFFAKEGDKSVNGYASKFSHANEKAEPGYYSVKLDDDAILAEMTATKRVGLHRYTFPANSEAKITLDLTWRDKTLMSQIDVKGDRVEGWRRSSSWAKDQTVYFVAQFSERFAAPYWYEEYTYPTPHITKDQDWIDSSLGEHIRVAFPFGRPENRQILIKVAISYVSIEGARKNLEAELPGWDFDKVRADAKAAWNKELSKIAVSGGTDAQMTNFYTALYHTAIQPNVFSDVEGKYRGHDGKVHSLRNADTPVRIAGSSGETVAAKQKVRNTHARSRRNDAHADKSVRVPSEQYTVFSLWDTFRAAHPLYTIIDQKRTVDFINTFIRQYEQGGRLPVWELWGEETDTMIGYHAVSVIADAMAKGIKGFDYEKAYEAAKHSAELDHFGLAAYKKRGYISMEDENESVSKTLEYAYDDWCIAQMAKVMFLRDQKPTKNAPKANIDSKGVAHFPIDIEKQAYQDDFKKYIQRAQYFENLFDPSTGFMRPKRNGGFVSPFAPNEVTFNFTEGNSWVYTFFVPQDVSRLMELMGGREKFAAKLDELFTTKDKLTGRVQPDITGLIGQYAHGNEPSHHIAYLYDYAHEPWKTQKYVRQILDEFYKPTPDGLIGNEDCGQMSAWYIMSAAGFYEVTPGSGIYAFGTPLFPELKFNLENGKTFTVRAKNVSQANKYILNAKFNGAPYKKAFITHEDIMRGGVLEFSMIDQPVKTAFDHFPVSSIDISTTAVPVIEGERIFTDKTLVKIEPPVGGAIISWKDDRDNRTWRSMCCEGIPISETTTITATAENGDGIKSPEVSATFYKRPNDWSVKILSHYSSQYNGGGDEGLIDGIRGTVNFASGEWQGYQGQDFEAVVDMKRPTKISEVGGGFLQVARSWIWMPTTVGFEVSDDGVNFRPVAEIKTDVPVEDMTPITRDYLRKITPVSARYVRVKAKNLGKIPAWHPGAGFDAYIFVDEIIIR, encoded by the coding sequence ATGAGAATGAGAACTATCGACAGATCGCTTTCACGATCATCAAATGGCGATAATGCAAACGAGGCTAATGCCAATATGAAACAACGAATTCCCTTTGCATCTAAGCGTTTCTTCTCTGCGCCTCTGCGTCTCTGCGGGAAACTTCCCTTCTCTGCGGCTCTGCGATTCTGCGGGCTACTTCTGCTCACGGCTTCCTGCTTACTGCCATCGGTCTCCGCGCAGACGCGCGACTACACCCGCTGGGTAAACCCTTTCATCGGTACGGGCGGCCACGGGCACACATTTCCCGGTGCGACCATCCCGTTCGGGATGGTGCAGCTCTCGCCCGACACACGCATCGACAACTGGGACGGCTCATCCGGCTACCACTATTCCGACGACATCATCTACGGCTTCTCACACACGCACTTGAGCGGCACGGGCATCCCGGATGGTTGCGATATTCTGTTTATGCCGACGGTCGGAGAGCCGCAGTTCTTTGCGAAGGAGGGCGATAAGTCGGTAAACGGCTACGCCTCGAAATTCTCGCACGCGAACGAGAAGGCCGAGCCTGGGTACTACTCCGTAAAATTGGACGATGACGCAATTCTGGCAGAGATGACGGCGACAAAGCGAGTTGGCCTGCACCGATACACTTTCCCGGCCAACAGCGAAGCGAAAATCACACTCGATTTGACGTGGCGCGACAAGACGTTGATGTCACAGATCGATGTCAAGGGAGATCGAGTTGAGGGATGGCGACGTTCTTCTTCATGGGCGAAGGATCAGACCGTATACTTTGTCGCCCAGTTCTCCGAACGCTTCGCTGCACCGTATTGGTACGAAGAATACACCTACCCAACGCCTCATATCACGAAAGATCAAGATTGGATAGACAGTAGTTTGGGTGAACACATCCGAGTTGCTTTTCCCTTCGGTAGGCCCGAGAATCGACAGATACTTATAAAAGTTGCGATCTCTTACGTTTCCATCGAAGGTGCGCGGAAGAACCTCGAAGCAGAACTTCCCGGCTGGGATTTTGACAAGGTTCGGGCCGATGCAAAAGCGGCGTGGAATAAAGAGCTGAGCAAGATCGCGGTTTCGGGCGGCACCGACGCTCAAATGACGAACTTTTACACGGCGTTGTACCACACCGCGATCCAGCCGAATGTTTTTAGTGATGTGGAAGGGAAATATCGCGGCCACGACGGGAAAGTTCATAGCCTACGGAACGCGGACACTCCTGTCCGCATCGCCGGTTCCTCCGGCGAAACGGTCGCGGCCAAGCAAAAAGTTCGCAACACACACGCTCGTTCGCGTCGAAACGACGCTCATGCGGACAAGAGTGTCCGCGTTCCGTCGGAGCAATACACTGTCTTCTCGCTTTGGGACACGTTCCGGGCGGCGCATCCGCTTTATACGATCATCGATCAAAAACGCACGGTCGATTTTATCAACACATTCATACGCCAATATGAGCAGGGCGGACGGCTGCCTGTCTGGGAACTGTGGGGCGAAGAGACCGACACGATGATCGGCTATCACGCCGTCTCAGTTATCGCCGACGCGATGGCAAAAGGCATCAAAGGCTTCGATTACGAAAAGGCGTATGAGGCCGCGAAACACAGCGCCGAACTCGACCATTTCGGCCTCGCCGCATACAAAAAACGGGGCTACATCTCGATGGAGGACGAGAACGAGTCCGTCTCGAAAACGCTCGAATACGCGTACGACGACTGGTGCATCGCGCAGATGGCGAAGGTAATGTTCCTTCGCGACCAAAAGCCAACAAAGAACGCCCCGAAAGCGAACATTGATAGCAAGGGCGTGGCACACTTTCCGATCGACATAGAGAAGCAGGCCTACCAGGATGACTTCAAAAAGTACATCCAGCGTGCTCAATATTTCGAGAACCTTTTCGACCCTTCGACCGGCTTTATGCGGCCGAAAAGGAACGGCGGATTTGTCTCGCCGTTCGCTCCGAATGAGGTGACGTTCAATTTTACCGAGGGCAATTCGTGGGTTTACACATTCTTCGTTCCGCAGGATGTGTCGCGGCTGATGGAATTGATGGGCGGCCGTGAGAAGTTCGCAGCGAAGCTCGATGAATTGTTCACGACGAAGGATAAGCTGACAGGTCGCGTCCAACCCGACATCACCGGCCTGATCGGCCAGTACGCGCACGGCAACGAGCCTTCGCACCACATCGCCTATCTTTACGATTACGCTCACGAGCCGTGGAAAACGCAGAAGTACGTTCGGCAGATCCTCGATGAATTTTACAAGCCTACGCCCGACGGCCTGATCGGCAACGAGGACTGCGGCCAGATGTCGGCGTGGTACATCATGAGCGCCGCGGGATTTTATGAGGTAACGCCGGGCAGCGGCATCTACGCTTTCGGCACGCCGCTTTTCCCCGAGTTGAAATTCAATCTGGAGAACGGAAAGACCTTCACCGTTCGTGCAAAGAACGTGTCGCAGGCGAACAAATACATTCTCAACGCTAAGTTCAACGGTGCACCGTACAAAAAAGCATTTATCACGCACGAAGATATTATGCGCGGCGGCGTGCTCGAGTTCTCAATGATCGATCAGCCGGTCAAGACCGCATTTGATCACTTTCCTGTTTCGTCGATAGATATTTCGACGACCGCAGTGCCTGTCATCGAGGGCGAACGTATATTCACGGACAAAACGCTAGTAAAGATCGAACCGCCTGTGGGCGGAGCCATCATTTCGTGGAAGGATGATCGCGATAACAGGACGTGGCGTTCGATGTGCTGCGAAGGCATCCCGATATCTGAGACGACGACCATCACCGCCACCGCCGAGAACGGCGACGGCATAAAAAGCCCCGAGGTCTCCGCAACATTTTACAAACGTCCGAATGACTGGTCTGTAAAGATACTGTCGCATTACAGCAGTCAGTACAACGGAGGCGGGGACGAGGGGCTGATCGACGGTATTCGCGGAACTGTGAATTTTGCGTCCGGTGAATGGCAAGGCTATCAAGGGCAGGATTTCGAGGCCGTTGTCGATATGAAGCGGCCAACAAAGATCAGCGAGGTCGGCGGCGGATTCCTTCAGGTCGCGCGCTCCTGGATATGGATGCCGACGACAGTCGGGTTCGAGGTCTCGGACGACGGCGTGAATTTCCGCCCGGTCGCCGAGATCAAGACGGATGTCCCGGTCGAGGATATGACACCGATCACTCGCGATTACCTTAGAAAGATCACGCCCGTCTCTGCCCGCTACGTCCGCGTAAAGGCAAAAAATCTCGGCAAGATCCCCGCGTGGCATCCCGGTGCCGGTTTTGACGCGTACATTTTTGTTGATGAGATAATCATTAGATAG
- a CDS encoding DUF1501 domain-containing protein, translating to MDRRYFLKASGIGLASFGLMAAAPDFLHQFAAAQTAAKDSKRKKIIVTIFQRGAVDGLNVLVPYGESEYYRLRPTIAVKKPGDSDGVIKLDDTFGLHPAMAAFKPLWDAGNLAALTAVGSPDNTRSHFDAQDYMESATPGVKSTRDGWLNRLLQQSKDKGSSPFRAVSMTPVLPRSLYGKAPSVAMANLNDFSIKAGVFSSDLKNGFEGIYEQNVKDTLEGTGKETFEAVDFLKRAAPGQYKPENGAQYPNSQLGRSLRQIAQLIKAGVGLEVAFTDTGSDIRWDTHTNEGSGRGQLANFLRIFSQSIAAFTADLGKRMDDVIVLTMSEFGRTVRENGGRGTDHGHANTMFAIGNSVKGGKIYGDFRGLASDKLYEGRDLDVTTDFRDIFAEASLKHMGVRDLAKIFPGYTANSAKFRGFLS from the coding sequence ATGGATAGGCGTTATTTTTTGAAAGCAAGCGGCATCGGATTGGCGAGTTTTGGGCTGATGGCAGCCGCTCCCGATTTTCTTCATCAATTTGCGGCCGCACAGACCGCGGCAAAGGACTCAAAAAGAAAAAAGATCATCGTCACGATCTTCCAACGCGGAGCCGTTGACGGGCTGAATGTGCTCGTACCATACGGCGAAAGCGAATACTACAGGCTTCGTCCGACCATCGCCGTAAAGAAGCCGGGCGATTCGGATGGCGTTATAAAACTCGATGACACGTTCGGCCTGCATCCGGCGATGGCTGCGTTCAAGCCGCTTTGGGATGCAGGAAATCTTGCCGCACTGACCGCCGTCGGTTCGCCTGACAATACGCGTTCGCATTTTGACGCACAGGACTATATGGAATCGGCCACGCCCGGCGTAAAAAGCACAAGGGACGGCTGGCTCAACAGACTCTTGCAGCAATCGAAGGATAAGGGATCGTCGCCATTCCGCGCAGTTTCTATGACACCCGTGCTGCCGCGTTCATTGTACGGCAAGGCTCCGTCGGTGGCTATGGCGAATCTCAACGACTTTTCCATCAAGGCGGGCGTTTTCAGCTCCGACCTGAAAAATGGATTTGAAGGGATCTACGAACAGAACGTCAAGGATACGCTCGAAGGGACAGGAAAGGAGACGTTCGAGGCTGTCGATTTCCTAAAGCGGGCGGCCCCCGGACAGTACAAACCCGAGAACGGCGCACAGTATCCGAACAGCCAGCTTGGCCGCTCACTCCGGCAGATCGCTCAGCTCATTAAGGCCGGCGTCGGCCTCGAGGTAGCATTTACGGATACGGGGAGCGATATTCGTTGGGATACGCATACGAATGAAGGCAGTGGCCGCGGCCAGCTCGCCAATTTCTTGCGGATATTCTCGCAGTCGATAGCGGCTTTTACCGCTGATCTCGGCAAGCGAATGGATGACGTGATCGTTCTTACGATGAGCGAATTCGGCCGCACCGTGCGAGAGAATGGCGGACGCGGCACTGACCACGGCCATGCGAATACGATGTTCGCGATCGGCAATTCTGTCAAAGGTGGCAAGATCTACGGCGATTTTCGCGGCCTTGCGTCCGATAAACTGTACGAAGGCCGAGACCTCGACGTTACAACCGATTTTCGAGACATCTTCGCAGAAGCCTCGCTCAAGCATATGGGCGTACGCGATCTGGCAAAGATATTTCCGGGCTACACGGCAAACTCAGCGAAGTTTCGCGGATTTCTGAGCTGA